The Kosakonia sp. SMBL-WEM22 sequence CAGCCATAGCGCCAGCAGCGGGGTTAAGTCTTCACTATTCCATGCGCGAATCATGTGTTCCTCCTGGGTAACAGATGCAGCCGACGACGTGGTCATTAACCAGGCCGCAGGCCTGCATAAAGGCATAACAGATAGTTGAACCGACAAATTTAAAGCCACGTTTTTTTAGCGCTTTTGATAAGGCATCGGAAACGGGCGTTGAGGCGGGGATTTCTGCGAGCAGGGCGGCGTGCGCGATCTGCGGCTGGTTATCGACGAATCCCCAGATAAAATCTGAAAATGACTCGCCGTTGGCTTCCATTGCCAGGTAGGCGCGCGCATTGCCAATAATCGCTTCAATCTTGCCGCGATGGCGAATAATCCCGGCATTTTGCAACAAATTATCCACATCCTGCGCCGTCATGGCGGCCACGCGCTGTGGGTCAAAGTTGTGGAAAGCGTGACGATAATTCTCACGCTTTTTCAACACCGTAATCCATGACAACCCCGCCTGCTGCCCTTCGAGACAGAGCATCTCGAACAGCTTTTTACCCTCTCTTTGCGGGACGCCCCACTCGTTATCGTGATAATCGAGATAGAGCGGGTCCTGCGTCACCCAACCACAACGCTGCATATCCATACTCCGTTTGTGCAGGAAAAATAAACGTCGGCCTGCCTTGACGTAAACTCCAGAAAGACAATATTTATTACAGGGATTTTTCCCGTTCTAACAACGATAACTATTACGCCGATTTCGGCTCTTCTCTGGAGTCGTAAAACAATGAAAATAACCCGCAGTGGCCTGATGATGTCGCTGCTGCCTGCCTGTCTGCTTTTTTCTCAGACGGCGGCGGCGTGGCAGCAAGAGTATGTCGGTGCTGATGATACCGATGGACGCTATCGCTGGGATAGCGAGCGGCAACCCCGTTATAACGATATTCTTGAAGAGCGCATTCGTTCGACGCAAAACTCGCCGGGGCTGGCGATTAATCTATCCGATACGTCGCCGCTCGATACGATTAGCACCATGAGTCTGGGCTGGAATATTCCACTCTCAAGTCACGTTACTACCGGCCCGGTGGCGGTGTGGCACTACGATGGCTCAACGACCTCAATGTATAACGAATTTGGCGACAGCGCGACCAACGTGCAGTACAGCGATCCGCTGTGGCACGCCAGCGTCAGTTCGCTGGGCTGGCGCGTCGATAGCCGCTTTGGCGATCTTCGCCCGTGGGCGCAGGTCAGCGTTAATCAGCAGTTTGGCGAAAATGTCTGGAAGAGCCAGTCGGGCCTCTATCGCCTTACCGCCGCCAACCAGTACGGTAACTGGATGGATGTGACGCTGGGTGCCGATATGCTGCTCAACCCGCACCTCGCCGCCTATGCCTCGCTGTCGCAGTCGGAAAACGAGACCTGGGGGCAGAACTACCTTTACAGCGTGGGGGTCAGCGCCCGTTTTTAGCCCGATTAAAACAATCTTTTTACACTCTGGAAACAATAGCGGCGCGTTTTATATTGATAGTATGTACTAACTCACACTTACTATTCGCTACAGTGATATTTCGAGCGGTCATTCATTCCCGTTCCGCGGCATTTCATTCCTCTCTCGCTGCATTTCATGCCTTTTTTACCCAGGCATGAAATGCGCTTCGTTATGGTTGTCGGCAGTGAATTCCTTTTTATTCTTCTGCGGGACAACTGCCATGAATAGTTCCTTTGCTCAACACACTCGCTGGCTGACGCTGGTCGGCACCATCATCACGCAGTTTGCGTTAGGGTCGGTTTATACCTGGAGTTTGTTCAACAGTTCGCTGGCTGAAAAACTGGGGGAGCCGGTAAGCCAGGTCGCCTTCTCCTTTGGCTTGTTGAGCCTTGGCCTCGCGCTCTCCTCCTCGGTAGCCGGTAAACTGCAGGAGCGTTTTGGCGTGAAACGCGTCACCATCGCCTCCGGCCTGCTGCTCGGGCTTGGCTTCTTCCTTACCGCGCATGCGACCAATTTGATGATGCTGTGGCTCAGTGCAGGCGTGCTGGTTGGCCTGGCAGATGGCGCGGGCTACCTGTTAACCCTCTCTAACTGCGTGAAGTGGTTCCCGGAGCGCAAAGGGTTGATCTCTGCCTTCTCCATTGGCTCTTACGGCCTTGGTAGCCTCGGTTTTAAATTTATCGACAGCCACCTGCTGGCAACCGTCGGCCTGGAAAAGACCTTCATGATTTGGGGCGCCATCACGCTGGTGATGATTGTCTTCGGCGCGATGCTGATGACCGATGCACCGTTGCAGAAAGCCTCCACCATTAACGGTGTGGTGGAAAACGACTTCACGCTGGCGCAGTCAATGCGTAAACCGCAGTACTGGATGCTGGCGGTAATGTTCCTGACCGCCTGCATGAGCGGCCTGTATGTAATTGGTGTGGCGAAAGATATCGCGCAGGGGATGGTACATCTTGATATGGCGACGGCTGCCAATGCGGTAACGGTGATTGCGATTGCCAACCTTAGCGGCCGCCTGGTACTGGGTATCCTCTCTGACAAGATTGCCCGCATCCGCGTCATTACTATCGGCCAGGTGATTTCATTAGTCGGCATGGCCGCACTGCTCTTCGCACCGCTGAACGCCGTGAGCTTCTTTGCTGCCATCGCCTGCGTTGCTTTCAACTTCGGCGGCACC is a genomic window containing:
- the tag gene encoding DNA-3-methyladenine glycosylase I — encoded protein: MQRCGWVTQDPLYLDYHDNEWGVPQREGKKLFEMLCLEGQQAGLSWITVLKKRENYRHAFHNFDPQRVAAMTAQDVDNLLQNAGIIRHRGKIEAIIGNARAYLAMEANGESFSDFIWGFVDNQPQIAHAALLAEIPASTPVSDALSKALKKRGFKFVGSTICYAFMQACGLVNDHVVGCICYPGGTHDSRME
- a CDS encoding MFS transporter, which codes for MNSSFAQHTRWLTLVGTIITQFALGSVYTWSLFNSSLAEKLGEPVSQVAFSFGLLSLGLALSSSVAGKLQERFGVKRVTIASGLLLGLGFFLTAHATNLMMLWLSAGVLVGLADGAGYLLTLSNCVKWFPERKGLISAFSIGSYGLGSLGFKFIDSHLLATVGLEKTFMIWGAITLVMIVFGAMLMTDAPLQKASTINGVVENDFTLAQSMRKPQYWMLAVMFLTACMSGLYVIGVAKDIAQGMVHLDMATAANAVTVIAIANLSGRLVLGILSDKIARIRVITIGQVISLVGMAALLFAPLNAVSFFAAIACVAFNFGGTITVFPSLVSEFFGLNNLAKNYGVIYLGFGIGSICGSIIASLFGGFYVTFCVIFALLILSLALSTTIRQPQREVYQQAHA
- a CDS encoding autotransporter domain-containing protein, with amino-acid sequence MMSLLPACLLFSQTAAAWQQEYVGADDTDGRYRWDSERQPRYNDILEERIRSTQNSPGLAINLSDTSPLDTISTMSLGWNIPLSSHVTTGPVAVWHYDGSTTSMYNEFGDSATNVQYSDPLWHASVSSLGWRVDSRFGDLRPWAQVSVNQQFGENVWKSQSGLYRLTAANQYGNWMDVTLGADMLLNPHLAAYASLSQSENETWGQNYLYSVGVSARF